The nucleotide sequence TCATTCTGTTTATCTTCCATATTTTTCACAAGCGTATCAATGGCCTCTTTGCCAAAATCTTTTTCCCCACCGCGCGCCAATGAATAGGCTTCATCAATAAATAAAATACCGCCAACCGCTTTTTTTATTAAATCTCTTGTTTTTTGGGCAGTATGGCCAATATATTCCCCAACCAAATCCGCTCTTTCCGCCTCAATTAAATGCCCTTTTGATAAGGCGTTCATTTCTTTAAGTAATTTTCCAATAAGTCTTGCAACTGTTGTTTTTCCTGTACCAGGATTGCCTTTAAATAACATATGGAGCACTTGCCCACCTGGCAGGAGACCATGCTCTTCTCTAATTTTATTAATATAAATCCATGCATAAATTTCTTTAATAACTTTTTTCATTTCCTCCATCCCAACAAGAGCGCTCATTTCTTCTTCAATTCTTTTCAGCGGCACGTGCTTAGAATGGATTATTTCTTGTTGTTTCTCAAGTGACTTTGAAACATTTGTAATTTTAAATGTCTTTT is from Bacillus sp. (in: firmicutes) and encodes:
- the spoVK gene encoding stage V sporulation protein K, with protein sequence MEQPVTLNKNGQINIVLNNEKKTFKITNVSKSLEKQQEIIHSKHVPLKRIEEEMSALVGMEEMKKVIKEIYAWIYINKIREEHGLLPGGQVLHMLFKGNPGTGKTTVARLIGKLLKEMNALSKGHLIEAERADLVGEYIGHTAQKTRDLIKKAVGGILFIDEAYSLARGGEKDFGKEAIDTLVKNMEDKQNDFILILAGYAKEMEQFLSLNPGLRSRFPLVIEFPDYTVDELMEIAQKMVKERQYVFSKEAEWKLREKIQSIKYNKSPHVFSNGRYVRNVIEKAVRKQAMRLLMNDLYNKKDLETILSEDLVFSD